In Oryctolagus cuniculus chromosome X, mOryCun1.1, whole genome shotgun sequence, a single window of DNA contains:
- the ITIH6 gene encoding inter-alpha-trypsin inhibitor heavy chain H6, which produces MSGWRCLSCGSFLLSILLELTNQGPPGPLSSGTKLLMTSYSVRSTVVSRYAHTLITSVLFNPHAETHAAIFELDLPRLAFISNFTMTINNKVYIAKVKEKHQAKKIYEEAHQQGKTAAHIGIRDRESEKFRISTSLAAGTAMTFALAYEELLQRQQGQYQLVVSLKPGQLVTRLSVEVTVSERTGIAFVHVPPLRTSRLRTKDNTRQADSPPSTRIERGETCARVTFCPTLRDQAAFSGSGVMADFVVQYDVLMEDVMGDVQIYDGYFIHYFAPRGLPPVEKNVVFVIDVSGSMFGTKMQQTKKAMNVILSDLQANDYFNIISFSDTVSVWRAGGSIQATSQNVHSAKNYLDHMEAAGWTDINAALLEAASVLSHSNQEPGRSPGVGRTPLIIFLTDGEPTAGVTTPSVILSNVRQALGHRVSLFSLAFGDDADFPLLRRLSLENRGVARRIYEDTDAALQLEGLYEEISMPLLADVRLDYLGGLVGASPWALFPNYFGGSELVVAGQVQPGKQELGIHLAAHGHKGQLLVARHSEGVTNSSQKAFGCPGEPAPNVAHFIRRLWAYVTIRELLEARFQARDTTTRHLLAAKVLNLSLEYNFVTPLTSLVMVQPKEDSETKRHTSTTAGPSTILPSPSIRNSLGTGTIRSGLVSKVSSISRSAKPTSTMTASTKKIPAAKELEPLSRSPSTLSTPIHSKPKTPAQQDSGTLAQPTVRTKTAVPVPSNSGALLPRKPSTPAHQNPATVLPMNSKMQVPPLNPNTPAQPKAGTKKHISPLHSQPGVPSQPRPKVPSYPQPGVLTSPSPKSLPQSTPGASTLQIPKYPSHIRPKAPALKNPNDLPHPKSWITSPKTPKITSLFKPSAPPHQSSTSLLLSKPRTLTPHTPKTPLPSRSARPRTPRLQNLSTFPTTVSSPTVPSTTVTSTGFGEPLPTPFTPTVPSLSPTGRLWHQHDLLLGSQSTRKVLGPSVAGVPTMSLPNSSRPTPEGSPPNVPVLLPSSTLPEAISLFLLPEELKLLSESMVEAKFVESLDPPAFYTFLTPDEDGSPHWTDKSEEILGGAGGSMKSQRSSVELAKDMLPSIFTFSSSVDGDPHFVVRIPHSEERICFTLDGRPGDVLQLIEDPKAGLHVSGRLLGAPPRPGHEDQPRTYFHIITVTTDKPWAYTITISRSSISVRGEGTLHLSWDQPAMLKRPQLELRVAAGARLTLRLGPYLEFLVLRHRYRRPSPLQLPHLGFYVANGSGLSSSAHGLMGQFQHSDIRLVTGPAGPCLQRQHGPDVPVVLGKKLLKDSPRLRPRWTSCWLVKRSHVERLLGQPFLTYVL; this is translated from the exons GACCATCAACAATAAAGTGTACATTGCGAAAGTCAAAGAGAAGCACCAAGCAAAGAAAATCTATGAGGAAGCCCATCAGCAGGGAAAGACAGCTGCTCACATAGGCATCAG GGACCGGGAATCAGAGAAGTTCCGCATCTCAACTAGCCTGGCAGCAGGCACAGCGATGACTTTTGCCTTGGCCTATGAGGAGCTCTTGCAGCGGCAACAAGGCCAGTACCAGCTGGTGGTGAGCCTGAAGCCTGGTCAGTTGGTAACCAGACTGAGCGTAGAAGTCACAGTGTCCGAAAGGACAGGCATTGCCTTTGTGCACGTACCGCCGCTGAGGACCAGCCGCCTGCGCACCAAGGACAACACAA GACAGGCTGACTCGCCGCCATCGACGAGGATCGAGAGGGGAGAGACCTGCGCACGAGTCACCTTCTGCCCGACTTTGCGAGACCAGGCTGCCTTCTCGGGCTCAGGCGTCATGGCCGACTTCGTGGTGCAGTATGACGTGCTCATGGAGGACGTCATGGGAGACGTGCAG ATCTACGACGGCTATTTTATCCATTACTTTGCGCCCCGAGGCCTCCCGCCTGTGGAGAAGAACGTGGTGTTTGTGATTGACGTGAGCGGCTCCATGTTTGGTACCAAGATGCAGCAG ACTAAAAAGGCCATGAATGTGATCCTCAGTGACCTGCAAGCCAACGACTACTTCAACATCATCTCCTTTTCTGACACAGTTAGTGTCTGGAGAGCTGGAGGCTCAATCCAGGCCACCAGCCAGAATGTCCACAGTGCCAAGAACTACCTGGATCACATGGAAGCTGCTGGAT GGACCGACATCAATGCAGCTCTGCTAGAAGCTGCTTCTGTGCTGAGCCATAGCAACCAGGAACCTGGGAGGAGCCCCGGTGTGGGCAGGACCCCTCTTATCATCTTCCTGACAGATGGGGAGCCCACAGCTGGTGTGACAACACCCAGTGTGATCCTCTCCAACGTCCGCCAGGCGCTGGGCCACAGAGTATCCCTTTTCAGCTTGGCCTTTGGAGATGATGCTGACTTCCCCCTGCTGCGTCGCCTGTCCCTAGAGAACAGGGGAGTCGCCCGGCGTATATATGAAGACACTGATGCAGCCCTACAGCTGGAGGGTCTCTATGAGGAGATTTCCATGCCTCTGCTGGCAGATGTGCGTCTGGACTACCTAGGTGGCTTGGTTGGGGCTTCCCCTTGGGCGCTTTTCCCCAACTACTTTGGAGGCTCAGAGCTGGTGGTGGCAGGCCAAGTGCAGCCAGGCAAACAGGAACTGGGCATCCACCTGGCAGCtcatggccacaaaggtcagctTCTTGTGGCCCGCCATAGTGAAGGGGTCACCAACAGCAGCCAGAAGGCCTTTGGTTGTCCAGGGGAACCAGCCCCCAATGTGGCGCACTTCATCCGCCGCCTCTGGGCCTATGTCACCATTCGAGAGTTGTTGGAGGCACGCTTCCAAGCCCGTGACACCACTACTCGCCATCTGCTAGCTGCCAAAGTCCTCAACCTGTCTCTTGAATACAACTTTGTCACACCTTTGACTTCACTGGTCATGGTGCAGCCCAAGGAAGACAGTGAGACCAAGAGACACACTTccaccacagctgggccaagcaCCATCCTACCCTCACCCAGCATCAGGAACAGCCTAGGGACAGGCACAATTCGATCAGGCTTGGTGTCCAAGGTATCTTCCATATCAAGGTCTGCAAAGCCAACCTCAACTATGACCGCTTCTACAAAGAAGATACCCGCTGCCAAAGAGTTGGAGCCACTGAGTCGCAGCCCTAGTACCTTATCAACCCCCATCCACTCAAAGCCCAAAACTCCAGCACAACAGGATTCTGGCACTTTAGCCCAGCCAACTGTCAGGACGAAAACTGCTGTCCCTGTGCCTTCAAATTCTGGTGCTTTACTGCCTCGGAAGCCCAGCACTCCAGCACACCAGAATCCTGCTACTGTATTACCCATGAATTCCAAGATGCAAGTCCCACCTCTGAATCCTAACACTCCAGCCCAGCCCAAAGCTGGCACTAAGAAGCATATATCTCCATTGCATTCCCAACCTGGTGTTCCATCACAACCGAGACCCAAAGTCCCATCATACCCCCAGCCTGGAGTTCTCACATCACCCTCTCCTAAAAGCCTGCCACAATCCACACCAGGGGCTTCCACACTTCAGATCCCCAAATATCCATCACATATCAGGCCTAAGGCTCCTGCTCTCAAGAATCCAAATGATCTGCCACATCCCAAATCTTGGATCACTTCACCCAAGACCCCCAAAATTACATCACTTTTTAAGCCTAGTGCCCCACCTCATCAAAGTTCCACAAGCTTATTGCTTTCAAAACCTAGGACCCTAACCCCCCATACACCCAAAACCCCACTGCCCTCTAGATCTGCCAGGCCCAGGACCCCACGTCTCCAGAACCTAAGCACATTCCCAACCACAGTCTCAAGTCCCACAGTTCCTAGCACTACTGTGACCAGCACTGGCTTTGGAgaacccctccccactccctttaCCCCTACCGTCCCCTCTCTGTCACCCACTGGAAGGCTCTGGCATCAGCATGACCTGCTGCTGGGGTCCCAGAGCACCAGGAAAGTTCTGGGACCATCTGTGGCAGGAGTCCCAACGATGAGTCTACCTAACAGCTCCAGGCCTACGCCAGAAGGCAGCCCTCCAAACGTTCCAGTCTTGCTGCCTTCCAGCACCCTCCCTGAGGCCATCAGTCTGTTCCTTCTCCCTGAGGAGCTAAAGCTGTTGTCTGAGTCCATGGTGGAAGCCAAGTTTGTGGAGTCCCTGGACCCACCAGCTTTCTATACCTTCCTCACTCCTGATGAAGATG GAAGTCCACACTGGACTGACAAATCTGAGGAGATCCtgggaggagctggaggcagcATGAAATCCCAGAGAAGTTCTGTGGAGCTAGCAAAAG ACATGTTGCCAAGCATCTTCACATTCTCATCCTCAG TGGATGGTGACCCCCACTTTGTGGTCCGTATCCCACACTCAGAAGAGAGGATCTGTTTCACACTGGATGGGCGCCCTGGAGACGTGCTGCAGCTCATAGAGGACCCAAAAGCAG GGCTGCACGTGAGTGGGCGGCTTCTTGGGGCACCACCAAGACCAGGGCATGAGGACCAGCCCCGCACCTACTTCCACATCATCACAGTGACTACCGACAAACCCTGGGCTTACACTATCACCATCAGTCGCAGTTCCATATCTGTACGAGGAGAGGGTACCCTGCACCTGTCTTGGGATCAACCTGCCATGCTGAAGAGGCCACAGCTGGAGCTCCGTGTGGCTGCTGGAGCCCGCCTCACCCTCCGCCTTGGGCCCTACCTTGAGTTCCTAGTCCTCCGACACCGCTACAGACGCCCAAGCCCCCTGCAACTGCCACATCTGGGGTTCTATGTGGCCAATGGCTCAGGCCTTAGCTCCTCAGCGCATGGCCTGATGG GGCAGTTCCAGCACTCAGACATTCGGCTGGTGACAGGGCCTGCAGGGCCATGCCTGCAGAGGCAACATGGCCCAGACGTGCCTGTGGTTCTAGGCAAGAAGCTGCTGAAGGATTCACCAAGGCTTCGACCCCGCTGGACTTCCTGCTGGCTGGTGAAGCGCTCTCATGTAGAGAGGCTGCTGGGCCAACCCTTCCTCACCTATGTCCTGTGA